From Burkholderia pseudomultivorans, the proteins below share one genomic window:
- a CDS encoding NAD(P)H-binding protein, whose translation MFVIFGASGNVGRSTVTTLRRAGHPVRAVLRDARHRERFAQLGCEVAIADLTDQRSVAAALDGAHAVQMLCPVPVADDDPAATMSRMIDVAIAALAAHPPAVLLGLSDYGAERDGNTGITSLFHLLEARLKSVPTHLTLLRSAEHLQNWTRVAPVALATGVLPSLHHPAGKVFPAVWAPDVGVVAARLLLDRPEGGHGPRIVSIEGPRRVSANEIALTLGAAAGRDIVARELPRDAWTATLLRAGLSERHAQLIVDLYDVHNAGQIDVEDGVSERLYGTTTLADALAQLLREHAR comes from the coding sequence GTGTTCGTGATCTTCGGTGCATCCGGCAACGTCGGCCGGTCGACGGTAACGACCCTGCGTCGCGCAGGCCATCCGGTGCGCGCGGTGCTGCGCGACGCGCGTCATCGCGAGCGCTTCGCGCAACTGGGCTGCGAAGTGGCGATCGCAGACCTGACGGACCAGCGGTCGGTCGCCGCGGCGCTCGACGGCGCGCACGCGGTACAGATGCTGTGCCCGGTTCCGGTCGCCGACGACGATCCTGCCGCGACGATGTCGCGCATGATCGACGTCGCGATCGCGGCGCTCGCCGCGCATCCGCCCGCCGTGCTGCTCGGCCTGTCGGACTACGGCGCGGAGCGAGACGGCAATACCGGCATCACGAGCCTGTTCCATCTGCTCGAGGCGCGCCTGAAGTCCGTCCCGACGCATCTGACGCTGCTGCGCTCGGCCGAGCATCTGCAGAACTGGACGAGAGTCGCGCCGGTCGCGCTGGCGACGGGCGTGCTGCCGAGCCTGCATCATCCGGCCGGCAAGGTTTTTCCGGCGGTTTGGGCGCCCGACGTGGGCGTCGTCGCGGCGCGGTTGCTGCTGGACCGTCCGGAGGGCGGCCACGGGCCGCGCATCGTCAGTATCGAGGGGCCGCGGCGCGTCAGCGCGAACGAGATCGCGCTGACGCTCGGCGCGGCGGCCGGCCGCGACATCGTCGCGCGCGAACTGCCGCGCGACGCCTGGACCGCGACGTTGCTGCGCGCGGGGTTGAGCGAGCGCCACGCGCAATTGATCGTCGATTTGTACGACGTGCACAACGCGGGGCAGATCGACGTCGAGGACGGCGTGTCGGAGCGGCTTTACGGCACGACGACCCTGGCGGATGCGCTGGCGCAGCTGTTGCGCGAGCACGCGCGATAA
- a CDS encoding helix-turn-helix domain-containing protein, whose amino-acid sequence MSDAILAAPPDNGVPVSLRSSRGLGWHGFGAALLDIRAGTYRIPAAEHHRIGVHVGGPVRADCVCDGERVSRIQAHGDVDVIPAGLPGRWTDSADCRILHIMLGDAFVRRTFEHLELKPSQAQIRRRLQVRDPRLQHIAWAIAAELEADDASDPLYAESLCTALVARLVDSAPAFRERRRSLAPKTAARVLDYVESNLDRRLTLAELAALVSISVPHFKVLFRETVGVPVHQYVVQRRVERAKTLLLEGRLSISQIALEAGFAHQSHMASWMNRLLGATPAEIARSGARAGLRLVVDGERGGQGQR is encoded by the coding sequence ATGAGCGATGCGATTCTCGCCGCGCCGCCGGACAACGGCGTCCCGGTCAGCCTGCGCTCCAGCCGCGGGCTGGGCTGGCACGGCTTCGGCGCGGCGCTGCTCGACATCCGCGCCGGCACCTACCGGATTCCGGCGGCCGAGCATCACCGCATCGGCGTGCATGTCGGCGGGCCCGTCCGCGCGGACTGCGTGTGCGACGGCGAGCGCGTGTCGCGCATCCAGGCGCATGGCGACGTCGACGTGATTCCGGCCGGCCTGCCGGGCCGCTGGACCGACAGCGCCGACTGCCGGATCCTGCACATCATGCTCGGCGACGCGTTCGTGCGCCGGACCTTCGAGCACCTCGAACTGAAGCCGTCGCAGGCGCAGATCCGGCGCCGGCTGCAGGTGCGCGACCCGCGCCTGCAGCACATCGCGTGGGCGATTGCCGCCGAACTCGAAGCGGACGATGCGTCGGACCCGCTGTATGCGGAGAGCCTGTGCACGGCGCTGGTTGCACGGCTGGTCGACAGCGCACCGGCGTTCCGCGAGCGGCGGCGTTCGCTCGCGCCGAAGACGGCCGCGCGCGTGCTCGATTATGTCGAGTCGAACCTCGACCGGCGACTCACGCTCGCGGAACTCGCGGCGCTCGTATCGATCAGCGTCCCGCACTTCAAGGTGCTGTTTCGCGAAACGGTCGGCGTGCCGGTGCACCAGTATGTCGTGCAGCGCCGCGTCGAACGTGCGAAGACGCTGTTGCTCGAAGGGCGGCTCAGCATCAGCCAGATCGCGCTCGAAGCGGGCTTCGCGCATCAGAGCCATATGGCGAGCTGGATGAATCGCCTGCTCGGTGCGACGCCGGCCGAGATCGCGCGCTCGGGCGCGCGGGCGGGGCTGCGGCTGGTCGTCGACGGGGAACGCGGCGGCCAGGGCCAGCGCTAG
- a CDS encoding J domain-containing protein — translation MTARRGTAVAIAPGYETTRLSKARKTFNALVEQIDKRRERLGAWEAVMPAFQKKFVDGLLPLEQASSALRIRLVHLLDDAFLKKGLSKAEQRILSGLIADMARDLLDVGDDAQLKIVYKRHGASGIDSDAMTDRKAAKTKAGPTPGDEPADDLDTLSPDELAARIQAELDAQFERDMASHAAREAQRARRRKAPRQAAAQARREAEQAASSRSIREIYRKLASALHPDREPDPREQERKTVLMQRVNDAYAKGKLLQLLELQLEIEQIDQHAIDSFGEERLARYNGILEEQLRELDQEILHVEADFRRTYGIASSVKLAPDTVMRMLARDMASVQRGIHELNVALREFEDLDKVRDWLKDVKRGSRFDD, via the coding sequence ATGACCGCACGTCGCGGCACCGCGGTCGCCATCGCGCCCGGTTACGAAACCACCCGCCTGTCGAAAGCCCGGAAAACCTTCAACGCGCTCGTCGAGCAAATCGACAAGCGGCGCGAACGCCTCGGTGCGTGGGAAGCCGTGATGCCGGCGTTCCAGAAGAAATTCGTCGACGGGTTGCTGCCGCTCGAACAGGCGTCGAGCGCGTTGCGGATCAGACTCGTCCATCTGCTCGACGACGCGTTTCTGAAAAAAGGACTCAGCAAGGCCGAGCAGCGCATCCTGTCGGGGTTGATCGCCGACATGGCGCGCGATCTGCTCGACGTCGGCGACGACGCGCAACTGAAAATCGTCTACAAGCGGCACGGCGCATCGGGCATCGACAGCGACGCAATGACCGATCGCAAGGCGGCGAAAACGAAGGCGGGACCGACGCCCGGCGACGAACCGGCCGACGATCTCGACACGCTGTCGCCCGACGAACTCGCCGCACGCATACAGGCCGAACTCGACGCCCAATTCGAGCGCGACATGGCGAGCCACGCGGCCCGCGAAGCGCAGCGCGCCAGGCGCAGGAAAGCGCCAAGGCAAGCCGCCGCGCAGGCGCGACGCGAAGCCGAGCAGGCGGCATCGAGCCGGTCGATCCGCGAGATCTACCGCAAGCTGGCGAGCGCGCTGCATCCCGATCGCGAACCCGATCCGCGCGAACAGGAACGCAAGACCGTGTTGATGCAGCGGGTCAACGACGCTTATGCGAAAGGCAAGCTGCTGCAACTGCTGGAGCTGCAGCTGGAGATCGAGCAGATCGACCAGCACGCGATCGACAGCTTCGGCGAAGAGCGGCTGGCGCGCTACAACGGCATCCTCGAAGAGCAGCTGCGCGAACTGGATCAGGAAATCCTGCACGTCGAAGCCGATTTCCGGCGCACCTACGGGATCGCGTCATCGGTCAAGCTCGCGCCGGATACGGTCATGCGCATGCTGGCGCGCGACATGGCCAGTGTGCAGCGCGGCATCCACGAGTTGAATGTCGCGCTGCGCGAGTTCGAGGATCTCGACAAGGTCAGGGACTGGTTGAAGGACGTGAAGCGCGGGAGTCGCTTCGATGACTAG
- a CDS encoding DNA polymerase II — MTAFEQGFILTRHWRDTATGIEVEFWLATELGPRRVRLRPQEAVAFVPADQQALAEQTLAGERDAELRPLALRDFRQRPVVGLYCRRYRHLAGLQKRLVAAGVDVYEADVQPPDRYTMERFITAPVQFRGKPGRDGTLLDAELKAATGYRPALRCVSLDIETSIHGELYSIALEGCGQRDVFMLGPPNGDAGAVDFRLAYCDSRPAMLARLNDWFDAHDPDAIIGWNLVQFDLRILHAHAEQYGVPLKLGRGGSVLDWRAHGQQPDHFFAGAAGRLILDGIDMLKSATWTFPSFSLEYVSQQLLGEGKSIDNPYQRMDEIQRRFDHDKPALARYNLKDCELVTRIFAKADLLSFALERATVTGLAADRTGGSVAAFTHLYLPRMHRLGYVAPNLGDVTGQNSPGGFVMDSRPGLYDSVLVFDYKSLYPSIIRTFLIDPVGLIEGLAQPDDAASVPGFLGARFSRTAHCLPGIVQRVWEGRDDAKRQRNAPLSQALKIIMNSFYGVLGSTGCRFFDPRLASSITMRGHEIMHRTRELIEAQGFEVIYGDTDSTFVWLGRAHDDDEAARKGRALVEHVNRWWQTHLRERFGLESALELQYERHYRRFLMPTVRGAEEGSKKRYAGLAMTADGGEDIVFKGLETVRTDWTPLAQQFQRELYRRVFRREPYQDFIRDYVRRTLAGEFDDQLVYRKRVRRPLREYQRNVPPHVRAARIADEFNQASGRPLQYQRGGWISYVMTTAGPEPLETMRSPIDYAFYVSRQVQPVADAILPFLRDDFERVVSGQGQLFLE; from the coding sequence TTGACGGCGTTCGAGCAGGGCTTCATCCTCACCCGCCACTGGCGGGACACCGCGACCGGCATCGAGGTCGAGTTCTGGCTGGCAACCGAACTCGGTCCGCGCCGCGTGCGGCTGCGCCCGCAGGAAGCCGTCGCGTTCGTGCCGGCCGACCAGCAGGCGCTCGCCGAACAGACGCTCGCCGGCGAACGCGATGCCGAGCTGCGGCCGCTCGCGCTGCGCGATTTCCGGCAGCGCCCGGTCGTCGGTCTCTACTGCCGGCGCTATCGCCATCTCGCCGGGCTCCAGAAGCGCCTCGTCGCGGCCGGCGTCGATGTCTACGAAGCCGACGTGCAGCCGCCCGATCGCTACACGATGGAGCGCTTCATCACCGCGCCCGTGCAGTTTCGCGGCAAGCCGGGCCGCGACGGCACGCTGCTCGACGCCGAGCTGAAGGCCGCGACCGGCTACCGCCCCGCGCTGCGCTGCGTCTCGCTCGACATCGAAACCAGCATCCACGGCGAGCTGTATTCGATCGCGCTCGAAGGCTGCGGACAGCGCGACGTGTTCATGCTCGGCCCGCCGAACGGCGACGCGGGCGCCGTCGATTTCCGCCTCGCCTACTGCGACAGCCGGCCCGCGATGCTCGCGCGACTGAACGACTGGTTCGACGCGCACGATCCCGACGCGATCATCGGCTGGAATCTCGTGCAGTTCGACCTGCGCATCCTGCACGCGCATGCGGAGCAGTACGGCGTGCCGCTGAAGCTCGGGCGCGGCGGCAGCGTGCTCGACTGGCGCGCGCACGGCCAGCAGCCCGATCATTTCTTCGCTGGCGCGGCCGGACGCCTGATCCTCGACGGCATCGACATGCTGAAGTCCGCGACCTGGACCTTCCCGTCGTTCAGCCTCGAATACGTGTCGCAGCAACTGCTCGGCGAAGGCAAGTCGATCGACAATCCGTATCAGCGGATGGACGAGATCCAGCGCCGCTTCGATCACGACAAGCCCGCGCTCGCGCGCTACAACCTGAAGGACTGCGAGCTCGTCACGCGCATCTTCGCGAAGGCCGACCTGCTGTCGTTCGCACTCGAACGCGCGACCGTCACGGGGCTCGCGGCCGATCGCACCGGCGGCTCGGTCGCCGCGTTCACGCATCTGTACCTGCCGCGCATGCACCGGCTCGGCTACGTCGCGCCGAACCTCGGCGACGTGACGGGGCAGAACAGCCCCGGCGGCTTCGTGATGGATTCGCGCCCCGGCCTGTACGACTCGGTGCTCGTATTCGACTACAAGAGCCTGTATCCGTCGATCATCCGCACGTTCCTGATCGATCCGGTCGGGCTGATCGAAGGGCTCGCGCAGCCGGACGACGCTGCGTCGGTGCCGGGCTTTCTCGGCGCGCGCTTCTCGCGCACCGCGCACTGCCTGCCCGGCATCGTGCAGCGCGTGTGGGAAGGCCGCGACGACGCGAAGCGCCAGCGCAACGCGCCGCTGTCGCAGGCGCTGAAGATCATCATGAATTCGTTCTACGGCGTGCTCGGCTCGACGGGCTGCCGGTTCTTCGATCCGCGCCTCGCATCGTCGATCACGATGCGCGGTCACGAGATCATGCATCGCACGCGCGAGCTGATCGAGGCGCAGGGCTTCGAGGTGATCTACGGCGATACCGATTCGACGTTCGTCTGGCTCGGCCGCGCGCATGACGACGACGAGGCAGCCCGCAAGGGCCGCGCGCTCGTCGAGCACGTGAACCGCTGGTGGCAGACGCATCTGCGCGAGCGCTTCGGGCTGGAGAGCGCGCTCGAACTGCAATACGAGCGGCACTACCGCCGGTTCCTGATGCCGACCGTGCGCGGCGCGGAGGAAGGCAGCAAGAAGCGCTATGCAGGCCTGGCGATGACAGCCGACGGCGGCGAGGACATCGTCTTCAAGGGACTCGAAACGGTGCGCACCGACTGGACGCCGCTCGCGCAGCAGTTCCAGCGCGAGCTGTACCGGCGCGTGTTCAGGCGGGAGCCGTACCAGGACTTCATTCGCGACTACGTGCGACGCACGCTGGCGGGCGAATTCGACGACCAGCTCGTCTATCGCAAGCGCGTGCGCCGGCCGCTGCGCGAATATCAGCGCAACGTGCCGCCGCACGTGCGCGCAGCGCGCATCGCCGACGAATTCAACCAGGCCAGCGGCCGGCCGCTTCAATACCAGCGCGGTGGCTGGATCAGCTACGTGATGACGACGGCCGGGCCCGAGCCGCTCGAGACGATGCGCTCGCCGATCGATTACGCGTTCTACGTGAGCCGTCAGGTGCAGCCGGTCGCGGACGCGATCCTGCCGTTCCTGCGGGACGATTTCGAACGGGTCGTGTCGGGGCAGGGGCAGCTGTTTCTCGAATGA
- a CDS encoding NAD(P)/FAD-dependent oxidoreductase — translation MDNTTTQPSAPPAPRIVIVGGGAGGLQLATRLADTVGRRGQAEVVLVDRYPTHFWKPLLHEAASGHRDPASHTIEYAAQAKRHGFRFVQGALQRVDRAARLATIGAVHDADGTEILPQRELRYDDLVLAVGSVTNFFNVPGAARHALPLENVDQAEDFRRKFLAACTKANHLAEQQPAQRAAPVCISVIGAGATGVELAGALRHAIQQLTTYRFKALVSARDVHIRLIESGPRILPALDARLSDKMHAQLRTLNVDVLTDTRVAEVGADAITTASGERLPSDITIWAAGVAGPAILRELDGIALNRSGQAIVTDTLQTPDDPHVYAFGDCAACPSSGASGFLPPRAQVAHQQAVYLGNAFARRLAGKPVEGFTFRDAGTVVSLGDAGAVYQTELGMRSRSLIVDGLAAIGLYKFLYRKHLFSVYGLKRALFQSLSHWLQRRNQPSIKLH, via the coding sequence ATGGACAACACCACGACCCAACCCAGCGCACCCCCTGCGCCGCGCATCGTGATCGTCGGCGGCGGCGCCGGCGGCCTGCAGCTCGCCACGCGCCTCGCCGACACGGTCGGCCGTCGCGGGCAAGCCGAAGTCGTGCTCGTCGACCGCTATCCGACGCACTTCTGGAAGCCGCTGCTGCACGAAGCCGCATCGGGCCATCGCGACCCGGCGTCCCACACGATCGAGTACGCGGCGCAGGCGAAGCGGCACGGCTTCCGCTTCGTGCAGGGCGCGCTGCAACGGGTCGACCGTGCAGCCCGCCTCGCGACGATCGGCGCCGTGCACGACGCCGACGGCACGGAGATCCTGCCGCAGCGCGAACTCCGCTACGACGATCTCGTGCTCGCGGTCGGCAGCGTGACGAACTTCTTCAACGTGCCGGGCGCGGCGCGCCACGCGCTGCCGCTCGAAAACGTCGACCAGGCCGAGGATTTCCGCCGCAAGTTCCTGGCCGCGTGCACGAAGGCGAACCATCTCGCCGAGCAGCAGCCCGCGCAGCGCGCGGCGCCGGTCTGCATCAGCGTGATCGGGGCGGGTGCGACCGGCGTCGAGCTGGCGGGCGCATTGCGTCATGCGATCCAGCAGCTGACGACGTATCGCTTCAAGGCGCTGGTGTCCGCACGCGACGTCCATATCCGGCTGATCGAAAGCGGACCGCGCATCCTGCCCGCGCTCGACGCGCGGCTCTCCGACAAGATGCATGCGCAGTTGCGCACGCTGAACGTCGACGTGCTGACGGACACGCGCGTGGCCGAAGTCGGCGCGGACGCGATCACGACCGCGAGCGGCGAACGCCTTCCGAGCGACATCACGATCTGGGCGGCCGGCGTCGCGGGGCCGGCGATCCTGCGCGAACTCGACGGCATCGCGCTCAACAGGTCGGGCCAGGCGATCGTGACCGACACGCTGCAGACGCCCGACGACCCGCACGTGTACGCATTCGGCGACTGCGCCGCGTGCCCGTCGTCCGGCGCGAGCGGGTTCCTGCCGCCGCGCGCGCAGGTCGCGCACCAGCAGGCCGTGTACCTCGGCAACGCGTTCGCGCGCCGTCTCGCCGGCAAGCCGGTCGAAGGCTTCACGTTCCGCGACGCGGGCACCGTCGTGTCGCTCGGCGACGCGGGCGCCGTGTACCAGACCGAGCTCGGCATGCGCTCGCGCTCGCTGATCGTCGACGGGCTCGCCGCGATCGGCCTGTACAAGTTCCTGTACCGCAAGCATCTGTTCAGCGTGTACGGCCTCAAGCGCGCGCTGTTCCAGTCGCTGAGCCACTGGCTGCAGCGTCGCAACCAGCCGTCGATCAAGCTGCACTGA
- a CDS encoding LysR family transcriptional regulator → MRLSKIDLNLFVVFDAIYNKRNLTRAAEVLNLTQPAVSNALARLRKSLNDPLFVSTPAGMMPTPMAENIVGRVREALQLLDSSAHEGDVFDPASSTRVFRLSMSDLTEALLLPALGELLQRHAPGMHVRSYTLDRREVATALANGSVDIAIDAPLIGDPHLHQAPLVRDRYACMIRDGHPFDGDVLSMDDYLAMGHIHVSSRRKGSGHVDAELTRLGLRRNIQMRVQHYMVAPLIAMRGDLALTAPLRLLQRYPARILELPFEMPGLEYFCYWHRSADQDQANRWLRERLVELMRDMG, encoded by the coding sequence ATGCGCCTATCGAAGATTGACCTGAACCTGTTCGTCGTATTCGACGCGATCTACAACAAGCGCAACCTGACGCGCGCGGCCGAAGTGCTGAACCTCACGCAGCCTGCCGTCAGCAACGCGCTGGCGCGGCTGCGCAAATCGCTGAACGATCCGCTGTTCGTCAGCACGCCGGCCGGGATGATGCCGACGCCGATGGCGGAGAACATCGTCGGCCGCGTGCGCGAGGCGCTGCAGCTGCTCGATTCGAGCGCACACGAAGGCGACGTGTTCGATCCGGCGTCGTCGACGCGCGTGTTCCGCCTGAGCATGAGCGACCTGACCGAAGCGCTGCTGCTGCCCGCGCTCGGCGAACTGCTGCAGCGGCATGCGCCCGGCATGCATGTGCGCAGCTATACGCTGGACCGTCGCGAAGTGGCGACCGCGCTGGCGAACGGCTCCGTCGACATCGCGATCGACGCGCCGCTGATCGGCGACCCGCACCTGCACCAGGCGCCGCTCGTGCGCGACCGCTACGCGTGCATGATCCGCGACGGTCATCCGTTCGACGGCGACGTGTTGTCGATGGACGATTATCTGGCGATGGGGCACATCCACGTGTCGAGCCGCCGCAAGGGCAGCGGCCACGTCGATGCGGAGCTGACGCGGCTCGGGCTGCGCCGGAACATCCAGATGCGCGTGCAGCACTACATGGTCGCGCCGCTGATCGCGATGCGCGGCGATCTCGCGCTGACCGCGCCGCTGCGGCTGCTGCAGCGCTATCCGGCGCGCATTCTCGAACTGCCGTTCGAGATGCCCGGCCTCGAATACTTCTGCTACTGGCATCGCAGCGCCGATCAGGACCAGGCGAATCGCTGGCTGCGCGAGCGGCTTGTGGAGCTGATGCGCGATATGGGGTGA
- a CDS encoding LysR family transcriptional regulator — MYSLIGKTATFRQLKALDMIARVGSVSRAAEELNLTQPAVSLQVRLLEQAVGAALLQRVGRGVQLTAAGEIVARYAREILHLWSEAGDEVAALTGDLGGTLRIGAITTAEYLIPPLLVKFTATRPHVKTYFKVGNRDDIIRMLATHEIDLAVMGSPPKELRTHAVEFAKHPMVFVAAPGHPLMQRRRVALKDLESAHLLVRERGAGTRSTVESLFKTAGYRFHVGSELSSNEAIKQMAEAGLGVAFLSLHACALELRTGLLGQLPFPGNPIEREWYVVTLADRRISQVTGLFRDFLIKQGAPVIDGATAAPHERRRK, encoded by the coding sequence ATGTATTCACTTATAGGAAAGACCGCGACGTTCCGGCAGCTGAAGGCGCTGGACATGATCGCGCGCGTCGGCAGCGTGTCGCGGGCGGCCGAGGAACTGAACCTGACGCAGCCTGCGGTATCGCTGCAGGTGCGTCTGCTGGAACAGGCCGTCGGCGCCGCCTTGCTGCAGCGGGTGGGACGCGGCGTGCAGCTGACCGCGGCCGGCGAGATCGTCGCGCGCTATGCGCGCGAGATCCTGCATCTCTGGAGCGAGGCCGGCGACGAGGTCGCGGCGCTGACCGGCGATCTCGGCGGCACGCTGCGGATCGGCGCGATCACGACCGCCGAATACCTGATTCCGCCGCTGCTCGTGAAATTCACCGCGACGCGTCCGCACGTGAAGACGTACTTCAAGGTCGGCAATCGCGACGACATCATCCGCATGCTCGCGACGCATGAAATCGATCTCGCGGTGATGGGCAGCCCGCCGAAGGAGCTGCGCACGCATGCGGTCGAGTTCGCGAAGCACCCGATGGTGTTCGTCGCGGCGCCCGGTCATCCGCTGATGCAGCGCAGGCGCGTCGCGCTGAAGGATCTCGAATCCGCGCACCTGCTCGTGCGCGAACGCGGCGCCGGCACGCGCTCGACGGTCGAGAGCCTGTTCAAGACGGCAGGCTACCGGTTTCATGTGGGCTCCGAACTGTCGAGCAACGAGGCGATCAAGCAGATGGCCGAAGCGGGGCTCGGCGTCGCGTTCCTGTCGCTGCACGCGTGTGCGCTCGAACTGCGGACGGGGCTGCTCGGGCAGCTGCCGTTTCCGGGCAATCCGATCGAGCGCGAATGGTATGTGGTCACGCTTGCCGATCGGCGCATCTCGCAGGTGACCGGGCTGTTCCGCGATTTCCTGATCAAGCAGGGCGCGCCGGTGATCGACGGCGCGACGGCCGCGCCGCACGAGCGGCGGCGCAAGTAG
- a CDS encoding benzoate/H(+) symporter BenE family transporter: MHPNPPTGAARAIGTDWSVSAITAGFLAVLISYAGPLAIFFQAAQAAHASDAMVASWVWAISIGAGVSGLFASWKLKVPVVTAWSAPGTALLVGLFPQLTLNQAVGAYITAALIILVIGVTGYFDRLVRHIPRGIACGMMAGILLPFGTHAFSAASEQPVLAFGMIAAYVIFKRLLPRYSIVLVLLTGAALATLLGMTHLDNVSAHIARPIFIAPEWTLGTTLSLALPLVVVSLTGQFLPGMTILRVSGYHTPARPIITATSVMSLVVACFGGITIVVAAITAALCTGKDAHEDPARRYIAGIANGVIYLIGGLFAGTIVAVFFALPKAFVAILAGLALIGAIGANVHGIFEDENHREASVITFLATASGMTWLGLGSAFWGIVIGSLSYAVLNKVRR, from the coding sequence ATGCATCCGAACCCTCCGACCGGCGCTGCGCGCGCGATCGGCACCGACTGGTCCGTTTCCGCGATTACCGCCGGCTTTCTCGCGGTACTGATTTCGTATGCGGGCCCGCTCGCGATCTTCTTCCAGGCCGCGCAGGCCGCCCATGCATCCGATGCGATGGTCGCGTCGTGGGTCTGGGCGATCTCGATCGGCGCAGGCGTGTCGGGGCTGTTCGCGAGCTGGAAACTGAAGGTGCCGGTCGTGACCGCCTGGTCGGCGCCCGGCACCGCGCTGCTGGTCGGCCTGTTTCCGCAACTGACGCTGAACCAGGCCGTCGGCGCGTACATCACGGCCGCGCTGATCATCCTGGTGATCGGCGTCACCGGCTATTTCGACCGGCTGGTGCGTCATATTCCGCGCGGCATCGCCTGCGGGATGATGGCCGGGATCCTGCTGCCGTTCGGCACGCATGCGTTTTCGGCGGCGTCCGAGCAGCCGGTGCTCGCGTTCGGCATGATCGCCGCCTATGTGATCTTCAAGCGCCTGCTGCCGCGCTACAGCATCGTGCTCGTCCTGCTGACGGGCGCCGCGCTTGCGACGCTGCTCGGGATGACGCATCTCGACAACGTATCCGCGCACATCGCGCGGCCGATCTTCATCGCGCCCGAATGGACGCTCGGCACGACGCTCAGCCTCGCGCTGCCGCTCGTCGTCGTCAGTCTCACGGGCCAGTTCCTGCCGGGCATGACGATCCTGCGCGTGTCCGGCTATCACACGCCGGCGCGTCCGATCATCACCGCGACCAGCGTGATGTCGCTCGTCGTCGCCTGCTTCGGCGGGATCACGATCGTCGTCGCGGCGATCACCGCCGCGCTCTGCACCGGCAAGGACGCGCACGAGGATCCGGCGCGCCGGTACATCGCGGGCATCGCGAACGGCGTGATCTACCTGATCGGCGGGCTGTTCGCGGGCACCATCGTCGCGGTGTTCTTCGCGCTGCCGAAGGCGTTCGTCGCGATCCTCGCCGGGCTCGCGCTGATCGGCGCGATCGGCGCGAACGTGCACGGCATCTTCGAGGACGAGAACCATCGCGAAGCCTCGGTGATCACGTTCCTCGCGACCGCGTCGGGGATGACGTGGCTCGGCCTCGGCTCCGCGTTCTGGGGGATCGTGATTGGCTCGCTGTCGTATGCGGTGCTGAACAAGGTGCGGCGGTAG
- a CDS encoding NUDIX hydrolase encodes MRPAAHLGEIARSCRPPAATMISFDAGSYRFNLRAAAVIVQREYVLLHRGDGDDFWSLPGGRVEPGEAAADTIVREMHEEVGARVRAGKMLCIAENFYDWDGRRYHEIGLYFDASLEAGSPLLDVTATHRGAEPDKGLTFAWFARDRLADIDVQPAFLRELLNTDRVALAHVVQRDDGYRISC; translated from the coding sequence TTGCGGCCGGCTGCGCACTTGGGTGAAATAGCGCGTTCCTGCCGTCCACCCGCCGCCACCATGATTTCGTTCGATGCTGGAAGTTACCGTTTCAACCTGAGGGCCGCCGCCGTCATCGTCCAGCGCGAATACGTGCTGCTGCATCGGGGCGACGGCGACGACTTCTGGAGCCTGCCCGGCGGTCGTGTCGAACCGGGGGAGGCCGCCGCCGACACGATCGTCCGCGAAATGCACGAAGAGGTCGGCGCGCGCGTTCGCGCCGGGAAGATGCTGTGCATTGCCGAGAACTTCTACGACTGGGATGGACGCCGGTATCACGAGATCGGCCTCTATTTCGATGCAAGCCTCGAGGCCGGATCGCCGCTGCTGGACGTGACGGCCACGCATCGCGGCGCCGAGCCGGACAAGGGGCTGACGTTCGCGTGGTTTGCGCGTGATCGGCTGGCCGACATCGACGTGCAGCCCGCGTTCCTGCGCGAACTGCTCAATACTGATCGCGTCGCGCTCGCGCATGTCGTGCAGCGCGACGACGGCTACCGGATTTCATGCTGA